The following proteins come from a genomic window of Coffea arabica cultivar ET-39 chromosome 11c, Coffea Arabica ET-39 HiFi, whole genome shotgun sequence:
- the LOC113716623 gene encoding putative phospholipid-transporting ATPase 9 has product MAPKDRNRDGKKKKLHFSKIYSFRCGRGGFKEDHGSIGGPGFSRVVYCNEPADFEAGLRNYPGNYVKSTKYTVASFFPKALFEQFRRVANFYFLVVGTLAFTPLAPYSAVSAIIPLIIVIGASMVKEGIEDWRRQQQDMEVNNRKVKVHHGDGLFQNTEWKNLRVGDIVKVEKDEFFPADLLLLSSSYDDAVCYVETMNLDGETNLKLKQGLEVTSFLNEDVNYKDFKALVKCEDPNANLYTFVGSMEFEEQQHPLSPQQLLLRDSKLRNTDYIYGSVIFTGHDTKVIQNSTDPPSKRSKIEKKMDKIIYFLFGVLFTMAFVGSIYFGIVTKKDLDNGHNRWYLRPDSAKIFFDPKRAPAAATYHFLTALMLYSYLIPISLYVSIEIVKVLQSMFINQDIHMYYEETDKPAHARTSNLNEELGQVDTILSDKTGTLTCNSMEFIKCSVAGTAYGRGVTEVERAMAKRNGSPLMVNGKDVVEDSPKSATKSSIKGYNFDDERIADSNWVNELHADVIQKFFRLLAVCHTAIPEMDEETGKVSYEAESPDEAAFVIAARELGFEFYRRTQTTVSVNELDTLSGKKIEREYKLLNVLEFNSTRKRMSVIVKDEEGKILLLSKGADSVMFGRLGKNGREFEDQTREHVNEYADAGLRTLILAYRVLSEEEYKIFNEKFLEAKNLVTADREALIDEVTETIEQDLILLGATAVEDKLQPGVPECIDKLAQAGIKLWVLTGDKMETAINIGFACSLLRQGMKQIIITLEAPEIIAVEKGDDKNAIAKASRQSVIQQITEGKAQVRSSSEAFALIIDGKSLAYALEDDTKNLFLELAISCASVICCRSSPKQKALVTRLVKDGTKKTTLAIGDGANDVGMLQEADIGIGISGVEGMQAVMSSDVAIAQFRFLERLLLVHGHWCYRRISSMICYFFYKNVTFGFTVFLYEAYASFSAQPAYNDWFLTLYNIFFTSLPAIALGVFDQDVSARFCLKFPLLYQEGVQNLLFSWRRIIGWMLNGVCSAVIIFFLCTKALDPQAFNKNGKVAGFAVLGTTMYTCVVWVVNCQMALAVGYFTLIQHIFIWGGIALWYLFLLAYGAITPKYSSTAYKLFIEALAPAPAFWIVTIFVVISALIPYFCYNAIQMRFFPMYHGMIQWIRHEGRSDDPEYCNMVRQRSIRPTTVGFTARSMARTNPLDGRKQNHR; this is encoded by the exons ATGGCACCAAAAGACAGAAACAGAGATGGTAAAAAAAAGAAGTTGCATTTCAGCAAGATCTACTCATTTAGATGTGGAAGAGGAGGTTTTAAAGAAGACCATGGTAGTATTGGAGGACCAGGATTTTCAAGAGTGGTATATTGCAACGAACCAGCTGATTTTGAAGCTGGTTTAAGGAATTATCCTGGGAATTATGTCAAGAGTACAAAGTATACGGTTGCCTCTTTTTTCCCTAAAGCTTTGTTTGAGCAGTTTAGGAGAGTGgctaatttttattttcttgttgtTGGTACATTGGCCTTCACACCTTTAGCTCCTTATAGCGCTGTTAGTGCTATTATTCCTCTAATAATTGTTATTGGAGCGAGTATGGTGAAAGAAGGTATTGAAGACTGGCGCCGACAACAGCAG GATATGGAGGTTAACAATAGAAAAGTTAAAGTACACCATGGTGATGGGCTTTTCCAAAATACAGAATGGAAAAATCTTAGAGTTGGGGATATAGTTAAAGTGGAGAAGGATGAATTCTTTCCGGCCGACCTGCTTCTGCTTTCGTCCAGTTATGATGATGCAGTTTGCTATGTTGAGACCATGAATCTTGATGGCGAGACGAATCTGAAACTTAAACAGGGATTGGAGGTAACTTCATTCTTGAATGAGGACGTAAACTATAAAGATTTTAAGGCACTTGTCAAATGCGAAGATCCAAATGCTAATTTGTACACTTTTGTTGGAAGTATGGAATTTGAAGAGCAACAACATCCTCTTTCTCCTCAACAATTACTACTTCGAGACTCAAAACTGCGAAACACAGACTATATTTATGGGTCTGTTATCTTCACTGGTCATGATACCAAGGTCATTCAGAACTCCACTGATCCCCCATCAAAGAGAAGCAAAATTGAGAAGAAAATGGATAAGATCATTTACTTCTTGTTTGGTGTCTTGTTCACGATGGCTTTTGTTGGATCAATTTACTTTGGCATTGTAACGAAAAAGGACTTGGATAATGGACATAATAGATGGTATCTAAGACCAGACAGTgccaaaattttctttgatcCCAAGAGAGCTCCTGCTGCTGCAACATATCACTTTTTGACAGCCCTGATGTTGTACAGCTACTTGATTCCAATCTCCTTGTATGTGTCAATAGAAATTGTGAAAGTTCTTCAGAGCATGTTCATTAATCAAGATATCCACATGTATTATGAGGAAACTGACAAGCCAGCGCACGCACGCACCTCAAATTTAAATGAAGAACTTGGTCAAGTAGATACAATACTTTCTGATAAGACAGGGACATTGACCTGCAACTCCATGGAATTCATCAAGTGCTCTGTGGCTGGGACTGCTTATGGGCGCGGTGTTACTGAGGTTGAGAGAGCGATGGCAAAGAGAAATGGCTCTCCTTTAATGGTAAATGGAAAGGATGTTGTTGAGGATTCCCCTAAGAGTGCCACAAAGTCATCTATTAaaggctacaattttgatgatgAGAGGATTGCGGACAGCAATTGGGTGAATGAGCTCCATGCTGATGTCATACAGAAGTTCTTTCGCTTATTGGCAGTCTGCCATACTGCTATACCTGAAATGGATGAAGAAACCGGAAAGGTTTCATATGAAGCTGAATCACCCGATGAGGCAGCTTTTGTGATTGCTGCAAGAGAACTTGGATTTGAATTCTATAGGAGGACGCAAACTACTGTTTCAGTGAATGAGTTGGATACATTATCTGGCAAGAAAATTGAGAG GGAATATAAACTTCTAAATGTTTTGGAGTTTAACAGCACTAGAAAGCGGATGTCTGTTATAGTAAAGGATGAGGAAGGAAAGATTCTATTGCTCTCTAAAGGTGCTGACAG CGTCATGTTTGGAAGGCTTGGAAAAAACGGAAGGGAATTTGAAGATCAAACCAGGGAACATGTTAATGAGTATGCTGATGCAGGACTTAGAACTTTGATACTGGCTTATCGGGTGCTCAGTGAGGAAGAGTACAAAATATTCAATGAAAAATTTCTAGAGGCCAAGAATTTAGTCACTGCTGATCGTGAGGCATTGATTGATGAAGTGACAGAGACAATTGAGCAAGATTTAATTCTTCTGGGTGCAACAGCTGTTGAGGACAAACTTCAACCTGGG GTTCCTGAATGCATTGACAAGCTTGCTCAAGCAGGCATAAAATTGTGGGTTCTGACTGGAGATAAGATGGAAACTGCAATTAATATAGG ttttgcctgtAGTTTGCTTAGACAAGGAATGAAGCAGATAATAATCACATTAGAGGCCCCTGAAATCATAGCTGTTGAAAAAGGGGATGACAAGAATGCTATTGCAAAG GCTTCAAGGCAGAGCGTCATCCAGCAGATTACTGAGGGAAAGGCTCAGGTTAGGTCAAGCTCTGAGGCGTTTGCTTTGATAATTGATGGGAAATCCCTTGCTTATGCATTAGAAGATGATACAAAGAATTTGTTTCTGGAGCTTGCAATCAGCTGTGCATCTGTTATTTGTTGTCGATCATCACCAAAGCAGAAGGCATTG GTTACAAGACTTGTTAAAGATGGAACCAAGAAGACAACATTAGCCATTGGTGATGGAGCGAATGATGTGGGAATGCTTCAAGAAGCTGACATTGGAATTGGAATTAGTGGTGTTGAAGGAATGCAG GCTGTCATGTCGAGTGATGTTGCAATTGCTCAGTTTCGATTTTTGGAGCGCTTACTTCTGGTGCACGGACATTGGTGCTACCGAAGGATTTCTTCAATG ATATGCTACTTCTTCTATAAGAACGTCACATTTGGTTTTACTGTATTTCTATATGAGGCATATGCATCATTCTCTGCCCAGCCGGCATACAATGATTGGTTTTTGACCCTTTACAACATTTTCTTCACATCACTTCCAGCCATCGCTTTGGGAGTTTTTGATCAGGATGTATCTGCTCGGTTTTGTCTGAAG TTCCCATTGCTGTACCAAGAAGGTGTACAGAATCTTCTCTTCAGCTGGCGCCGCATTATTGGCTGGATGCTAAATGGCGTTTGCAGTGCTGTTATTATCTTCTTTTTATGCACTAAAGCGCTAGATCCACAGGCCTtcaacaagaatggaaaagttGCAGGATTCGCGGTCTTGGGCACAACTATGTACACTTGTGTTGTTTGGGTTGTGAATTGCCAGATGGCTCTCGCTGTCGGTTACTTCACCTTAATACAACATATCTTTATCTGGGGTGGAATTGCTTTATGGTACCTTTTCCTCCTGGCATATGGAGCCATAACTCCCAAGTATTCCTCTACTGCATACAAGCTCTTCATTGAAGCCCTTGCCCCTGCCCCAGCATTCTGGATAGTCACAATCTTTGTGGTTATTTCGGCGCTGATTCCTTACTTCTGTTACAATGCAATTCAAATGCGGTTCTTTCCCATGTACCATGGGATGATACAGTGGATAAGGCATGAGGGGCGCTCAGATGACCCTGAATACTGCAATATGGTGCGACAGAGGTCAATACGCCCCACGACTGTGGGTTTTACTGCACGTTCTATGGCAAGAACGAATCCGCTGGATGGTAGGAAGCAAAACCACAGATAA
- the LOC113715371 gene encoding probable calcium-binding protein CML16 — protein sequence MAKLQSDQLKQLRDIFIRFDMDRDGSLTQLELAALLRSLGLKPTGNQIHDLLANMDANGNGTIEFEELVEAILPDMNEQILINQEQLLEVFRSFDRDGNGFITAAEFAGQMAKMGHPLTYKELTEMMRNADTNGDGVISFNEFANILGKSASDFLGLTVS from the coding sequence ATGGCTAAGCTTCAATCAGATCAACTTAAACAGCTGAGGGACATCTTCATTCGCTTTGACATGGACAGGGATGGTAGCCTAACGCAGCTAGAGCTCGCGGCCCTGCTGCGTTCCCTAGGGCTAAAACCAACAGGGAATCAAATTCATGATCTACTGGCCAACATGGATGCCAATGGTAATGGTACGATTGAATTTGAAGAGCTTGTTGAGGCCATTTTGCCAGACATGAACGAGCAGATTTTGATCAATCAAGAACAACTATTGGAGGTCTTTCGATCGTTCGATCGCGATGGCAATGGTTTCATAACTGCAGCTGAATTTGCTGGCCAAATGGCCAAAATGGGACATCCCTTGACTTACAAAGAGCTAACTGAAATGATGCGTAACGCTGATACAAATGGAGATGGGGTCATTAGCTTCAATGAGTTTGCCAACATTTTAGGCAAATCTGCCTCTGATTTTCTTGGTCTAACGGTCTCGTGA
- the LOC140016588 gene encoding uncharacterized protein — protein sequence MEDLNGVAADCVVISCCCQCLILQIVVFILLKLPLKLLRKTKKYAKKLRYRKRGDKILHKRRKRNDDNCWRVHEGSLRVKMEGFSSSELPEFRCCMDEVEQVLEEFCLRGEFGFGRFWDGEVSRGSFPPCLGNQELDYEVVNYHLSQMFGSFNCRRQSLML from the coding sequence ATGGAGGATCTCAACGGGGTTGCAGCGGATTGCGTTGTGATATCTTGTTGCTGCCAGTGCTTGATCCTGCAAATTGTCGTCTTCATCTTGCTCAAACTGCCGCTCAAGCTCTTGAGAAAGACGAAAAAATACGCGAAGAAGCTGAGATATAGGAAGAGAGGAGACAAGATCCTGcataaaagaaggaaaagaaatgatGATAACTGCTGGAGAGTCCATGAAGGTTCACTCAGGGTCAAGATGGAAGGGTTTTCGTCGAGTGAACTGCCTGAATTTCGGTGTTGTATGGATGAAGTTGAGCAGGTTTTGGAGGAGTTTTGCCTTAGGGGTGAGTTTGGCTTTGGAAGATTCTGGGATGGAGAGGTCTCTCGTGGGAGCTTTCCACCATGTTTAGGAAACCAGGAACTTGATTACGAGGTTGTTAATTATCATTTGAGTCAAATGTTTGGATCTTTCAACTGCAGACGACAGTCTTTGATGCTTTAA
- the LOC140016644 gene encoding proline-rich receptor-like protein kinase PERK8 — translation MATISPSPNTTPTAVPPASSPPPTQLSSPPPTSPPPTPSPPPSQQNLASPATTPSASPPRPAQSPPPAQSPPPSQSPPPNVTSPPPTQQPPMASPPPPSSSTPPQSTAPPPASSPPPPSSNPPATSSPPPSSAPPPPQATSPPPQSSSPPPPASIPPQSSPPPPQATTPPPQSSSPPPPASVPPQSSPPPPSSNPPTSSPPPPSANPPTSSPPRPPPASKPPGSSPPPPSSQPPRNSPPPPASKPPQNSPPPPSSKPPQNSPPPPASKPPRNSPPPPPADPPSNSPPPPVSTPPSNSPPPPVLTPPSGSPPGSSRPASSPPGALSPPPTIRLSPPPPGASPLTPSPSDPTPNSAGTNASESAGSTGNGGLGTGGTVAIGLIFGVILLGLIGTAAWCVWKRKKKASGPNGGYILPTSIGSSPKSESALLELEKSAADTRTGSGNNFVHSPTEPGGLGNSRSWFTYEELMEATNGFSPHNLLGEGGFGSVYKGHLVDGREVAVKQLNIGGGQGEREFRAEVEIISRIHHRHLVSLVGYCISDSRRLLVYDYVPNNTLYFHLHGEGRPVMDWTMRVKIAIGAARGIAYLHEDCHPRIIHRDIKSSNILLDNNFEARVSDFGLAKLCQDANTHVTTRVMGTFGYMAPEYASSGKLTEKSDVFSFGVVLLELITGRKPVDASQPLGEESLVEWARPLLSHALESEQFDELVDPRLEKNYVDSEMFPLIEVAAACVRHSSAKRPQMGQVVRAFDSMATSDLTNGMRVGESQIFNSAQQSEEIRLFRRMAFGGQDYSTDFFSQGSHSLAENGESR, via the exons ATGGCAACCATATCTCCATCCCCAAATACGACACCTACTGCAGTTCCACCAGCTTCCTCCCCTCCCCCAACTCAGCTGTCTTCTCCTCCTCCCACTTCTCCGCCACCAACACCAAGTCCGCCACCTTCTCAGCAAAACTTGGCCTCACCTGCAACAACTCCTTCAGCTTCACCCCCACGTCCTGCTCAATCTCCTCCTCCTGCTCAATCACCACCCCCTTCTCAATCTCCTCCACCTAATGTGACATCACCTCCTCCGACACAGCAACCTCCTATGGCTTCCCCACCTCCTCCTTCATCATCTACGCCTCCCCAATCTACAGCTCCGCCTCCAGCCTCTAGTCCTCCTCCACCGTCATCAAATCCACCTGCAACCTCATCACCACCTCCATCATCTGCACCCCCACCTCCACAAGCTACTTCACCCCCTCCACAATCTAGTTCACCCCCTCCTCCAGCATCCATACCACCACAGAGTTCACCACCACCTCCACAAGCTACTACACCCCCTCCACAATCTAGTTCACCCCCTCCTCCAGCATCCGTACCACCACAGAGTTCACCGCCACCTCCGTCAAGTAATCCTCCAACCAGTTCACCTCCTCCACCATCCGCCAATCCTCCTACAAGTTCCCCTCCACGACCTCCTCCAGCTTCAAAACCACCTGGGAGTTCACCTCCACCACCATCTAGCCAGCCACCTAGGAATTCGCCTCCCCCACCAGCATCAAAGCCACCGCAGAATTCACCTCCCCCACCGTCATCAAAGCCACCGCAGAATTCGCCTCCACCTCCAGCATCTAAGCCACCGCGAAATTCACCGCCACCTCCTCCCGCAGATCCTCCCAGTAACTCACCTCCCCCACCAGTGTCAACTCCCCCAAGTAACTCCCCTCCACCCCCTGTCCTTACCCCTCCATCTGGTTCTCCTCCAGGATCTTCCCGACCCGCTAGTTCTCCACCAGGAGCATTGTCGCCACCCCCAACAATTCGGTTATCTCCACCTCCTCCTGGTGCATCACCATTAACGCCTTCTCCTAGTGATCCTACTCCCAACAGCGCGGGAACAAATGCATCAGAGAGCGCAGGATCAACAGGTAATGGCGGACTTGGAACAGGAGGGACAGTAGCTATTGGTTTGATTTTTGGTGTCATATTGCTCGGTTTGATTGGTACAGCAGCCTGGTGCGTATGGAAGCGTAAGAAAAAGGCTTCTGGACCCAATGGGGGCTATATTTTACCAACTTCCATTGGGTCTTCTCCAAAATCAG AGTCTGCCTTGTTGGAGCTGGAGAAGTCTGCAGCTGATACCAGAACTGGCTCTGGCAACAATTTTGTTCATTCACCAACAGAACCTGGAGGATTAGGCAATTCAAGGTCATGGTTCACTTATGAAGAGTTAATGGAGGCAACAAATGGATTTTCACCTCATAATCTGTTGGGTGAAGGTGGATTTGGTTCTGTATATAAAGGTCACTTGGTAGACGGAAGAGAGGTGGCGGTAAAGCAGCTAAACATTGGTGGAGGTCAAGGGGAGAGGGAATTTAGagctgaagttgaaattattagtCGTATTCATCATCGGCATTTAGTTTCACTTGTGGGTTATTGCATTTCTGACAGTAGAAGGCTGCTAGTTTATGATTACGTCCCTAACAACACCCTTTATTTCCACCTTCATG GTGAGGGTAGACCTGTTATGGATTGGACAATGCGTGTCAAGATTGCTATTGGTGCAGCTCGTGGAATAGCTTATCTCCATGAAGACT GCCATCCTCGAATTATCCACCGGGATATAAAGTCATCAAATATTCTATTAGATAACAATTTTGAAGCTCGG GTTTCTGATTTTGGACTAGCTAAATTATGTCAAGATGCCAATACTCATGTCACTACACGTGTTATGGGAACCTTTGG ATACATGGCTCCTGAATATGCTTCAAGTGGCAAATTGACTGAAAAGTCTGATGTGTTTTCCTTCGGAGTTGTACTTCTGGAGCTAATTACTGGACGCAAGCCTGTAGATGCATCCCAGCCACTTGGCGAGGAGAGTTTAGTCGAGTGG GCTCGCCCTTTGCTTAGTCATGCACTTGAATCAGAGCAATTTGATGAGTTGGTGGATCCTAGGCTTGAGAAGAATTATGTCGATAGTGAAATGTTTCCATTAATTGAAGTTGCTGCAGCTTGTGTAAGACATTCATCTGCGAAGAGACCACAGATGGGACAG GTTGTGAGAGCTTTTGACAGCATGGCTACCTCAGATTTGACAAATGGAATGAGAGTTGGTGAAAGTCAAATATTCAACTCTGCGCAGCAATCTGAAGAAATAAGATTGTTTAGAAGGATGGCATTTGGTGGTCAAGATTACAGTACCGACTTTTTCAGTCAAGGTAGTCATAGTTTAGCGGAGAACGGTGAAAGTAGGTAA
- the LOC140016645 gene encoding uncharacterized protein isoform X1 yields the protein MAAVKGCQFSASLSGSCYVMRPRLHRFSVKIPFFDGPLRSRLVSLCCHNPNPDSFIVDLTVPLSKNPTHLPDDCPQASASSPSSAIDFLTLCHRLKTTKRKGWINHGIKGSESIADHMYRMALMALIASDLPGVNRERCIKIAIVHDIAEAIVGDITPSDGVPKAEKSRLEQAALNEMCEILGGGIRAEEIKELWEEYENNSSLEANLVKDFDKVEMILQALEYETEHGKVLDEFYLSTAGKIQTEIGKSWAAEIHARRNSRLKNKLN from the exons ATGGCAGCAGTTAAAGGATGCCAATTTTCTGCTTCTTTATCAGGGAGCTGTTATGTAATGCGCCCTCGTCTTCATCGATTTTCAGTAAAGATCCCATTTTTTGATGGCCCATTAAGGTCTAGATTGGTTTCTCTTTGTTGTCATAATCCCAACCCGGATTCTTTTATTGTGGATCTAACTGTACCCTTGTCAAAGAACCCGACCCATCTGCCGGATGATTGTCCACAGGCCTCTGCTTCTTCTCCTTCCTCTGCCATTGATTTTCTCACCTTGTGCCACCGTCTTAAG ACCACAAAGAGGAAGGGATGGATTAACCATGGCATAAAGGGCTCTGAGTCCATTGCAGATCATATGTACCGAATGGCCTTGATGGCTTTGATAGCCAGTGACCTTCCTGGTGTCAACAGAGAAAG GTGCATCAAGATAGCGATTGTTCATGATATTGCTGAAG CTATTGTTGGAGACATAACTCCATCTGATGGTGTGCCAAAGGCAGAAAAAAGCAGACTGGAGCAGGCTGCTTTGAATGAAATGTGTGAGATTCTTGGTGGAGGAattaggg CTGAAGAGATTAAAGAACTCTGGGAAGAATATGAAAACAACTCTTCTTTAGAAGCCAATCTTGTTAAAGATTTTGACAAA GTTGAAATGATTCTGCAGGCGCTGGAGTATGAAACAG AGCATGGGAAGGTCTTGGATGAGTTCTACCTGTCAACTGCTG GGAAAATCCAGACTGAAATAGGAAAGAGTTGGGCAGCAGAGATCCATGCCAGGAGGAATTCAAGATTGAAGAACAAGCTCAATTGA
- the LOC140016645 gene encoding 5'-deoxynucleotidase hdd1-like isoform X2 produces MAAVKGCQFSASLSGSCYVMRPRLHRFSVKIPFFDGPLRSRLVSLCCHNPNPDSFIVDLTVPLSKNPTHLPDDCPQASASSPSSAIDFLTLCHRLKTTKRKGWINHGIKGSESIADHMYRMALMALIASDLPGVNRERCIKIAIVHDIAEAEEIKELWEEYENNSSLEANLVKDFDKVEMILQALEYETEHGKVLDEFYLSTAGKIQTEIGKSWAAEIHARRNSRLKNKLN; encoded by the exons ATGGCAGCAGTTAAAGGATGCCAATTTTCTGCTTCTTTATCAGGGAGCTGTTATGTAATGCGCCCTCGTCTTCATCGATTTTCAGTAAAGATCCCATTTTTTGATGGCCCATTAAGGTCTAGATTGGTTTCTCTTTGTTGTCATAATCCCAACCCGGATTCTTTTATTGTGGATCTAACTGTACCCTTGTCAAAGAACCCGACCCATCTGCCGGATGATTGTCCACAGGCCTCTGCTTCTTCTCCTTCCTCTGCCATTGATTTTCTCACCTTGTGCCACCGTCTTAAG ACCACAAAGAGGAAGGGATGGATTAACCATGGCATAAAGGGCTCTGAGTCCATTGCAGATCATATGTACCGAATGGCCTTGATGGCTTTGATAGCCAGTGACCTTCCTGGTGTCAACAGAGAAAG GTGCATCAAGATAGCGATTGTTCATGATATTGCTGAAG CTGAAGAGATTAAAGAACTCTGGGAAGAATATGAAAACAACTCTTCTTTAGAAGCCAATCTTGTTAAAGATTTTGACAAA GTTGAAATGATTCTGCAGGCGCTGGAGTATGAAACAG AGCATGGGAAGGTCTTGGATGAGTTCTACCTGTCAACTGCTG GGAAAATCCAGACTGAAATAGGAAAGAGTTGGGCAGCAGAGATCCATGCCAGGAGGAATTCAAGATTGAAGAACAAGCTCAATTGA
- the LOC140016645 gene encoding uncharacterized protein isoform X3, whose protein sequence is MIVHRPLLLLLPLPLIFSPCATVLRCIKIAIVHDIAEAIVGDITPSDGVPKAEKSRLEQAALNEMCEILGGGIRAEEIKELWEEYENNSSLEANLVKDFDKVEMILQALEYETEHGKVLDEFYLSTAGKIQTEIGKSWAAEIHARRNSRLKNKLN, encoded by the exons ATGATTGTCCACAGGCCTCTGCTTCTTCTCCTTCCTCTGCCATTGATTTTCTCACCTTGTGCCACCGTCTTAAG GTGCATCAAGATAGCGATTGTTCATGATATTGCTGAAG CTATTGTTGGAGACATAACTCCATCTGATGGTGTGCCAAAGGCAGAAAAAAGCAGACTGGAGCAGGCTGCTTTGAATGAAATGTGTGAGATTCTTGGTGGAGGAattaggg CTGAAGAGATTAAAGAACTCTGGGAAGAATATGAAAACAACTCTTCTTTAGAAGCCAATCTTGTTAAAGATTTTGACAAA GTTGAAATGATTCTGCAGGCGCTGGAGTATGAAACAG AGCATGGGAAGGTCTTGGATGAGTTCTACCTGTCAACTGCTG GGAAAATCCAGACTGAAATAGGAAAGAGTTGGGCAGCAGAGATCCATGCCAGGAGGAATTCAAGATTGAAGAACAAGCTCAATTGA
- the LOC140016589 gene encoding uncharacterized protein: MREVRGMESGQERIELTVNVLWQIWKSRNRRQFEDKGMDPMTVVSKATREWREFQEAQGVDGDNSSHMNCGMEGMGGWKEPEGGWVKFNSDAAVQQKTERAGWGMIARDCLGNALGAWAVPNTCCSSAKQEEALALRAAMLMAKQQGWKRVVFESDCKHLIDSINRGDGDSEIATILLDIDSLKSNFYKCCFSFTRRMNNSVSHSLAKLALKMDDTAEWKVIFPAWLLELLQADCRGSCSISV, from the coding sequence ATGAGGGAAGTCAGGGGTATGGAAAGTGGTCAGGAGAGAATTGAGTTGACTGTGAATGTGTTGTGGCAAATCTGGAAGTCCAGGAACAGAAGGCAGTTCGAGGACAAAGGAATGGATCCAATGACAGTTGTAAGTAAAGCAACAAGGGAGTGGAGGGAGTTTCAGGAGGCACAGGGCGTGGATGGGGATAATAGTAGTCATATGAACTGTGGAATGGAGGGGATGGGAGGATGGAAGGAACCTGAGGGGGGCTGGGTTAAATTTAATTCTGATGCAGCTGTGCAGCAGAAGACTGAAAGAGCTGGTTGGGGGATGATTGCCAGGGACTGTCTTGGAAATGCCTTGGGTGCCTGGGCCGTGCCTAACACATGTTGCTCTAGTGCGAAACAGGAGGAAGCTTTGGCCTTAAGAGCTGCTATGCTAATGGCAAAACAGCAGGGTTGGAAAAGAGTGGTGTTTGAATCAGATTGCAAGCATCTCATAGATAGCATAAATAGGGGGGATGGGGATTCTGAGATAGCAACTATTTTGTTAGATATTGATAGCTTAAAGTCTAACTTCTACAAATGTTGTTTTTCCTTCACAAGGAGGATGAACAACTCTGTTAGTCACTCCTTGGCAAAACTAGCCTTAAAGATGGATGATACTGCTGAATGGAAGGTGATCTTCCCAGCTTGGCTGCTTGAATTGCTTCAAGCAGATTGTAGGGGCAGTTGCTCCATTAGTGTGTAA